A genomic region of Corticium candelabrum chromosome 22, ooCorCand1.1, whole genome shotgun sequence contains the following coding sequences:
- the LOC134197433 gene encoding uncharacterized protein LOC134197433 isoform X1 has translation MAVYFVLAFIITALVCYITYEHVTHRRKRAWLNGPSWVPPFIGNIFEMVLTPHKHYSSQEKYGALSWNSIMGKFFVFCTTTDICRKVLSNPDTSFKVFFTLTAERLLGGDNIVFMNGPAHKTLRKQILPLFTRRALGVYVKLQEQQIRNHMEKWLQQSEQQSELEMRPLIRDLNIDTSFSAFIGPYIGTDEKRTELSYHYMMMNEGFLAFPLYFPGTTLWSAVQSRKKVTEHLILASKLARQRMAADVEPVCLLDFWMESVKSDDPNSLGKLNDVVTDNKSADYHVAKHLLDFLFASQDASTASLVWVCHFLDEYPDVLDKVRKEQEKVRPNDETLTSELLEKMPYAYQVVKEILRFRPPATMIPQIALKDCKILDNYTVPKGSIVLPYVWSAHFEGFTNPDKFDPDRFSLERHEDIIYAKNFMAFGFGAHACLGQRYAMNHMTAFIAIMSTNVEWHRTRPGSPESQDIAYFPTIYPADGCVITMKRRQAACTKDQ, from the exons ATGGCTGTCTATTTCGTTCTCGCTTTCATCATTACTGCACTTGTCTGCTACATCACGTACGAGCACGTCACTCATCGTCGCAAGCGGGCATGGCTCAACGGACCGTCGTGGGTACCTCCGTTCATTGGAAATATATTCGAAATGGTTCTGACGCCGCACAAGCATTACTCAAGCCAAGAGAAGTACGGCGCTCTGTCGTGGAACTCGATCATGGGAAA GTTTTTCGTATTTTGTACAACAACTGACATCTGTCGCAAAGTTCTAAGCAACCCCGATACCAGCTTTAAGGTTTTCTTCACACTAACAGCTGAGAGATTACTTGGTGGTGACAACATTGTATTCATGAATGGTCCAGCTCACAAGACTCTTCGCAAGCAAATTCTTCCTCTGTTCACTCGTCGTGCCTTGGGAGTTTACGTCAAActacaagaacaacaaattAGAAATCATATGGAAAAGTGGCTACAGCAGAGTGAACAACAATCTGAACTTGAAATGCGTCCTCTTATTCGAGATCTGAATATTGATACTTCATTTTCTGCATTTATTGGTCCTTACATAGGAACAGATGAGAAACGCACAGAGTTATCTTATCATTACATGATGATGAATGAGGGCTTTCTTGCATTTCCTCTCTATTTTCCTGGCACGACTTTGTGGTCTGCTGTGCAATCTCGTAAGAAGGTCACAGAACATTTAATCTTGGCATCGAAGCTAGCACGACAGAGAATGGCTGCTGATGTTGAgcctgtgtgtttgcttgattTCTGGATGGAATCAGTGAAATCGGATGATCCAAACTCATTAGGCAAGCTTAACGATGTTGTCACCGACAACAAGTCTGCAGATTATCATGTTGCAAAGCATCTTCTCGACTTTCTGTTTGCAAGTCAAGATGCATCTACTGCATCTCTCGTCTGGGTATGCCACTTTCTGGATGAGTACCCGGATGTTTTAGATAAAGTTCGAAAGGAGCAAGAAAAGGTGAGGCCCAATGACGAAACTTTAACATCAGAACTTTTGGAGAAGATGCCATATGCTTATCAG GTTGTGAAGGAAATACTTCGCTTTCGTCCTCCCGCTACTATGATACCCCAGATTGCTCTCAAGGATTGCAAGATTTTGGACAACTATACAGTGCCTAAGGGTTCCATTGTGCTCCCATATGTTTGGTCTGCACATTTTGAAGGCTTTACCAATCCTGACAAATTCGATCCTGACCGTTTCAGTTTGGAACGTCATGAAGATATCATTTATGCAAAGAATTTTATGGCGTTTGGATTTGGTGCCCATGCTTGTCTCGGTCAACGGTATGCCATGAATCATATGACAGCTTTTATAGCTATTATGTCGACAAATGTGGAGTGGCATCGCACTCGGCCAGGAAGTCCAGAGAGCCAGGACATTGCCTATTTTCCAACTATTTACCCAGCCGATGGCTGTGTGATCACCATGAAACGCAGACAAGCTGCCTGTACAAAGGACCAATGA
- the LOC134197433 gene encoding uncharacterized protein LOC134197433 isoform X2, whose product MFFVFCTTTDICRKVLSNPDTSFKVFFTLTAERLLGGDNIVFMNGPAHKTLRKQILPLFTRRALGVYVKLQEQQIRNHMEKWLQQSEQQSELEMRPLIRDLNIDTSFSAFIGPYIGTDEKRTELSYHYMMMNEGFLAFPLYFPGTTLWSAVQSRKKVTEHLILASKLARQRMAADVEPVCLLDFWMESVKSDDPNSLGKLNDVVTDNKSADYHVAKHLLDFLFASQDASTASLVWVCHFLDEYPDVLDKVRKEQEKVRPNDETLTSELLEKMPYAYQVVKEILRFRPPATMIPQIALKDCKILDNYTVPKGSIVLPYVWSAHFEGFTNPDKFDPDRFSLERHEDIIYAKNFMAFGFGAHACLGQRYAMNHMTAFIAIMSTNVEWHRTRPGSPESQDIAYFPTIYPADGCVITMKRRQAACTKDQ is encoded by the exons AT GTTTTTCGTATTTTGTACAACAACTGACATCTGTCGCAAAGTTCTAAGCAACCCCGATACCAGCTTTAAGGTTTTCTTCACACTAACAGCTGAGAGATTACTTGGTGGTGACAACATTGTATTCATGAATGGTCCAGCTCACAAGACTCTTCGCAAGCAAATTCTTCCTCTGTTCACTCGTCGTGCCTTGGGAGTTTACGTCAAActacaagaacaacaaattAGAAATCATATGGAAAAGTGGCTACAGCAGAGTGAACAACAATCTGAACTTGAAATGCGTCCTCTTATTCGAGATCTGAATATTGATACTTCATTTTCTGCATTTATTGGTCCTTACATAGGAACAGATGAGAAACGCACAGAGTTATCTTATCATTACATGATGATGAATGAGGGCTTTCTTGCATTTCCTCTCTATTTTCCTGGCACGACTTTGTGGTCTGCTGTGCAATCTCGTAAGAAGGTCACAGAACATTTAATCTTGGCATCGAAGCTAGCACGACAGAGAATGGCTGCTGATGTTGAgcctgtgtgtttgcttgattTCTGGATGGAATCAGTGAAATCGGATGATCCAAACTCATTAGGCAAGCTTAACGATGTTGTCACCGACAACAAGTCTGCAGATTATCATGTTGCAAAGCATCTTCTCGACTTTCTGTTTGCAAGTCAAGATGCATCTACTGCATCTCTCGTCTGGGTATGCCACTTTCTGGATGAGTACCCGGATGTTTTAGATAAAGTTCGAAAGGAGCAAGAAAAGGTGAGGCCCAATGACGAAACTTTAACATCAGAACTTTTGGAGAAGATGCCATATGCTTATCAG GTTGTGAAGGAAATACTTCGCTTTCGTCCTCCCGCTACTATGATACCCCAGATTGCTCTCAAGGATTGCAAGATTTTGGACAACTATACAGTGCCTAAGGGTTCCATTGTGCTCCCATATGTTTGGTCTGCACATTTTGAAGGCTTTACCAATCCTGACAAATTCGATCCTGACCGTTTCAGTTTGGAACGTCATGAAGATATCATTTATGCAAAGAATTTTATGGCGTTTGGATTTGGTGCCCATGCTTGTCTCGGTCAACGGTATGCCATGAATCATATGACAGCTTTTATAGCTATTATGTCGACAAATGTGGAGTGGCATCGCACTCGGCCAGGAAGTCCAGAGAGCCAGGACATTGCCTATTTTCCAACTATTTACCCAGCCGATGGCTGTGTGATCACCATGAAACGCAGACAAGCTGCCTGTACAAAGGACCAATGA
- the LOC134197677 gene encoding uncharacterized protein K02A2.6-like: MEVDTGASVSVVPTQIYSEVLSHVQLKKSTARLQSYSGERLKVKGEAVAPIKYGMQQSMERLIVVDVSDKPAVLGRDWLSNLKLDWASLFKVDSGVFDVPEKFPQLFAEGVGTLQGYQAKITLSADAKPQFHRPRPVPYALQQKVEEELNRLQEEGIIQPVENSEWAAPIVIVRKADNSIRICGDYKVTINPYLEMDNYPMPNAQDLFASLAGGRFCTRLDMKQAYMQMRVDSSSQRYLTINTAKGLFAYTRMPFGISTAPGIWQRAMDNVLTGMPGVSCYLDDILIVGQSEEQHDERLHQVLERLSQAGLRLKREKCEFKKTRVEYLGYVVDEHGLRPAEKKLAAIRQAPEPSNTTELRAFLGLLNYYGRFLPNLSTMLQPLYSLLQKNTSWEWGAKQAKAFRQAKQNLLESDFLTHYDLKKPVRLACDASPYGVGACLTHVMSDGSEQPIAFASRTLTMAERGYAQLEREALALIFRVRQFHKYLVGRSFTLVTDHRPLLKILGPKEGVPTLAAARLQRWSLILSAYQYNLEYTSGVSNKEADLLSRLPIPVNVVDLNEKIYAIDHCEQLPVTAQDIAKELQRDSILRQVYEYTLRGWKPNVSTQLLPYARRADELTIEDGCLLWGNRVIIPTKLQGTVLQEIHED, translated from the exons ATGGAAGTGGACACTGGAGCTTCAGTGAGTGTTGTACCAACCCAGATATATAGTGAAGTTCTATCCCACGTACAGCTGAAGAAGAGCACTGCCCGACTTCAGTCATATAGTGGTGAACGATTGAAGGTGAAGGGAGAAGCTGTTGCACCAATCAAGTATGGAATGCAACAATCCATGGAGCGGTTGATTGTAGTAGATGTGAGTGATAAGCCAGCAGTCTTGGGACGAGATTGGCTGTCAAACCTCAAGCTTGATTGGGCTTCTCTGTTCAAAGTTGATAGTGGAGTTTTTGATGTACCTGAGAAGTTTCCTCAGTTGTTTGCAGAGGGAGTAGGTACTTTACAAGGCTATCAAGCCAAGATAACTTTGTCTGCAGATGCCAAGCCACAGTTCCATAGGCCACGCCCAGTGCCTTATGCCTTACAACAGAAGGTAGAGGAGGAGCTTAATCGACTTCAGGAAGAGGGCATTATACAGCCAGTGGAAAACAGTGAGTGGGCAGCACCTATCGTCATTGTGAGAAAGGCTGATAATTCTATCAGAATTTGTGGCGATTACAAGGTAACAATTAACCCCTACCTGGAGATGGACAATTATCCAATGCCAAATGCACAGGACTTGTTTGCATCGTTAGCAGGAGGACGGTTCTGTACACGTCTGGATATGAAACAAGCTTACATGCAGATGCGAGTGGATTCAAGCAGCCAAAGGTATTTGACTATCAACACTGCCAAGGGCCTGTTTGCGTACACACGTATGCCCTTTGGTATTTCGACTGCACCCGGAATTTGGCAGCGAGCAATGGACAACGTTCTTACGGGAATGCCAGGAGTGTCCTGTTATTTAGACGACATTCTGATTGTGGGCCAATCCGAAGAACAACATGACGAACGTCTTCATCAAGTCTTGGAAAGACTGAGTCAAGCGGGACTTCGTCTGAAAAGAGAAAAGTGTGAGTTCAAGAAAACTAGAGTTGAGTACCTTGGTTATGTTGTGGATGAGCATGGACTTAGACCGGCTGAGAAAAAGCTGGCAGCAATACGACAAGCtccagagccaagtaacaCAACCGAGCTAAGGGCATTCTTAGGCCTATTGAATTATTATGGAAGGTTCTTGCCTAACCTCTCAACCATGCTACAACCACTGTATAGTCTGCTGCAGAAGAACACATCGTGGGAATGgggtgcaaaacaagcaaaggcTTTCCGGCAAGCCAAACAGAATTTGTTGGAATCGGATTTCTTGACGCATTATGACTTGAAGAAACCGGTACGTCTTGCTTGCGATGCTTCACCGTATGGAGTGGGAGCCTGTCTCACACATGTAATGTCAGACGGTAGTGAGCAACCAATCGCTTTTGCTTCACGAACCTTGACCATGGCAGAAAGAGGATATGCTCAATTGGAACGAGAAGCGTTAGCACTCATCTTTAGAGTGCGACAATTTCATAAATATTTGGTGGGAAGGTCATtcacacttgtaactgaccaTCGACCACTGTTGAAGATATTGGGTCCGAAAGAGGGAGTACCTACTCTAGCAGCGGCTCGACTACAGCGTTGGTCACTAATTCTAAGTGCTTATCAATACAACCTGGAATACACATCAGGAGTGAGCAACAAAGAAGCTGATCTACTTTCGAGACTACCCATTCCAGTCAACGTAGTGGATCTTAATGAGAAAATCTATGCTATTGATCATTGTGAGCAGTTACCTGTTACAGCGCAAGACATTGCTAAGGAACTGCAGCGAGACTCCATACTACGACAAGTTTACGAGTACACTTTGCGTGGATGGAAGCCTAATGTAAGTACACAGTTACTGCCGTATGCACGACGAGCGGATGAGCTTACAATTGAAGACGGGTGTCTACTTTGGGGGAATCGTGTAATTATTCCAACCAAGCTTCAAGGCACAGTGTTACAAGAGATTCACGAAG ACTAG
- the LOC134197680 gene encoding short transient receptor potential channel 4-like encodes MSDKLDVDLELSSVSGDEADGGMDNISIDADSTAEEDTPFTISNPFASKAKPVENSARKSVHERLQAVVEDIKDGQDAELDRLLADGASVHHCYSEERNMTPMHLLCCSYGLVNEDEDCCEPFINMFQVLLNAGADVDAVDEDGNTVLHIAAEENVPVAALKEIIKRTKDVNQCNDSGEAAIHKMFESTGKVTRESLQVLLSAGSNLEQQVSRRYDSHQSPFQLMAAREDCCTLMSIIDELKPGLLNRQVTSMVEPAVKYGTFKTVKNVLDRGASVDATEKQLILLAAESREDPLKKVDLLLAAGCDVNAVDEDGENIFHRAAWADNLGVAKKAHTLKIDHNKASRDGILPIHICAGVKSSKCLKFLVEIGTQVNTTTNRGESPLYMAVDVKAKEIIGLLLKAGCSVRDRKLKELGIEKISTLAEPEVIISSSAPLSYAVDLTDLLKKCAKRNEARAQQLLSMVDDMEQLAVDFINESGVFAVELLTDDLIFDALDNGLKKFIASAAVQEKLKESWYGERKKTALTKRQYLTKVSTYFLKMLFLPFLMIIMLPRHGCYYKQFSDEFLEGNVEPVVAFIANAVSYLIFLILLIANVIVNNRVTRCDDLMEGTECGLNALDWIVFVFVLGLLVQEVTQFMKVDFGEYISSFSNLFDLTLMLLFVTYYVLAIIGLYSELDIDVRYQLVRSSYHVLGVAALISCTRFLSFLQAHPVLGPIQLSFVDITSDVMLFLVILGTFLVGFAVSVTSVYSARLYSPGTQQSTTEPYHVDHFWISLKTMFWALFGFTDDTFFKDGSDAEDSAETIVGTLLFAVWLIIAIIVLLNMLIALISSSFQNVQDNADIEWKFARAVIIREMKKAPPIPMPMNLIHLLASAVSHYCCRRCTYCTDDDESDVSSNKTLVRCGNERAFENLKKKMADEREKQPVTIGDLKKFRTRVDESFRRLLSAVARSPTKHTSRGLTFDLEESDSEEEAYTSFFRRHLHASSRRRRLPATKENEKEQEQAARKDSVSEKKVKDKTLEATGKSETQLSPNATLKKDVEPCTVTTGEGSALEVLISKMEMNLKAFEELKGNIGARLDAIESRLHSE; translated from the exons ATGTCTGACAAACTGGATGTGGATCTCGAGCTGAGCAGCGTTTCCGGAGACGAAGCGGATGGAGGGATGGACAACATCTCGATCGATGCCGACTCGACTGCTGAGGAGGACACACCATTCACCATTTCGAATCCGTTTGCGTCGAAAGCAAAGCCCGTCGAAAACTCGGCCCGGAAATCCGTACATGAACGGCTGCAAGCCGTCGTAGAGGATATCAAAGATGGCCAAGACGCTGAACTGGATCGCTTGCTAGCTGACGGAGCGAGCGTTCATCATTGCTACTCGGAAGAAAGAAACATGACACCAATGCATCTACTGTGTTGCTCGTATGGTCTTGTAAACGAGGATGAGGACTGCTGCGAGCCTTTCATCAACA TGTTTCAAGTGCTGCTTAATGCTGGTGCTGATGTGGATGCCGTTGACGAAGACGGAAATACGGTGTTGCACATTGCGGCGGAAGAAAACGTTCCTGTAGCTGCTCTAAAAGAGATCATCAAGAGAACAAAGGATGTCAACCAATGTAACGACAGCGGAGAGGCAGCCATTCATAAAATG TTTGAATCCACTGGAAAGGTGACACGTGAATCTCTGCAAGTTTTGCTGTCAGCTGGGAGTAATCTCGAGCAACAAGTGTCACGTCGATATGACAGTCATCAGTCACCATTTCAGTTAATGGCTGCCAGAGAAGACTGCTGTACGCTAATGTCTATCATCGATGAATTGAAACCAGGATTGCTTAATCGACAAGTTACTTCAATGGTTGAACCTGCAGTGAAATATGGAACTTTCAAAACAGTAAAG AATGTTTTAGATAGGGGAGCTTCTGTTGATGCAACTGAGAAGCAGCTTATTCTACTTGCTGCTGAATCCAGGGAAGACCCATTGAAGAAAGTTGATTTGTTGTTGGCAGCAGGTTGTGACGTCAATGCTGTGGATGAAGATGGAGAAAATATCTTTCACAGAGCGGCTTGGGCAGACAACCTCGGTGTGGCAAAAAAAGCACACACTCTGAAAATCGATCATAACAAGGCTTCTAGAGATGGCATACTACCGATTCACATATGTGCTGGCGTCAAAAGTTCCAAGTGTCTCAAATTCTTAGTCGAAATTGGTACCCAGGTGAATACCACGACAAATAGAGGAGAGTCACCACTTTATATGGCTGTTGATGTAAAAGCAAAGGAGATTATTGGTCTTCTTTTGAAGGCTGGCTGCTCGGTGAGAGACAGGAAACTAAAGGAATTAGGAATTGAAAAGATCAGTACATTAGCAGAGCCAGAAGTTATAATCAGTTCTTCTGCACCTTTGTCATATGCAGTGGATCTCACAGACCTGTTGAAGAAGTGTGCCAAACGAAATGAAGCTCGCGCACAACAACTCCTATCTATGGTGGACGACATGGAACAGTTGGCAGTCGACTTTATCAATGAAAGTGGTGTGTTTGCTGTAGAACTCCTGACGGATGATCTAATATTCGATGCCCTAGACAATGGCCTGAAAAAG TTTATTGCCAGTGCCGCTGTACAGGAAAAGTTGAAAGAGTCGTGGTATGGAGAACGCAAAAAGACAGCACTAACAAAGCGTCAATACCTAACAAAAGTCAGTACGTACTTCCTCAAAATGCTCTTTCTTCCTTTTCTCATGATCATCATGTTGCCTCGACATGGCTGTTATTACAAACAATTTTCTGATGAATTTCTTGAGGGCAATGTGGAGCCAGTTGTTGCATTTATTGCAAATGCAGTATCATATCTAATCTTCCTGATATTGCTAATTGCCAATGTGATTGTCAATAATCGGGTGACTCGTTGTGATGATCTAATGGAAGGTACGGAATGTGGACTAAACGCATTAGACTGGAttgtctttgtatttgttCTGGGATTGTTGGTTCAGGAAGTCACTCAGTTTATGAAGGTTGACTTTGGTGAATACATTTCAAGCTTCAGTAATCTATTTGACTTGACACTCATGTTGCTATTTGTGACTTACTACGTACTGGCGATCATTGGACTTTACTCGGAGTTAGACATTGATGTTCGTTACCAGCTTGTTCGTTCCTCATATCATGTGCTCGGAGTTGCAGCTCTGATTAGTTGTACTAGATTTCTTTCATTTCTGCAAGCACACCCCGTCCTGGGTCCAATTCAACTGTCTTTTGTTGACATTACATCAGATGTGATGCTGTTCTTGGTCATTTTGGGTACATTTCTTGTTGGATTTGCTGTCAGTGTTACTAGTGTTTATTCGGCTAGACTGTACAGTCCTGGAACACAGCAAAGTACAACAGAGCCTTACCATGTCGACCA TTTTTGGATTTCTTTGAAGACAATGTTTTGGGCACTCTTTGGCTTTACAGATGATACATTTTTTAAGGATGGCAGTGATGCAGAGGATTCAGCAGAAACCATTGTTGGCACTCTTCTGTTTGCTGTGTGGTTGATCATTGCTATCATTGTCCTCCTCAACATGCTCATTGCTTTGATCAGTTCTTCTTTCCAAAATGTGCAG GATAATGCTGACATCGAATGGAAATTTGCCAGGGCTGTTATTATTCGAGAGATGAAGAAAGCACCTCCTATTCCAATGCCTATGAATCTGATTCACCTCCTTGCCAGTGCAGTGTCTCATTATTGTTGTCGTCGATGCACTTATTGC ACAGATGATGATGAATCCGATGTTTCCAGCAACAAGACGCTGGTACGATGTGGAAACGAGCGGGCATTCGAAAACTTGAAAAAGAAAATGGCCGATGAAAGGGAAAAACAGCCTGTAACAATAGGAGACTTGAAGAAATTTCGAACTCGTGTTGATGAAAGTTTTCGCAGGCTTCTA AGTGCAGTTGCCAGATCTCCAACAAAACATACGTCACGTGGTCTAACATTTGATTTGGAAGAATCAGACTCAGAAGAAGAGGCCTATACTTCGTTTTTTCGGCGTCACCTCCATGCATCTTCCCGCAGACGTCGTCTACCAGCTACAAAGGAAAATGaaaaagaacaagaacaagctgCGCGGAAAGATTCTGTAAGTGAGAAAAAGGTCAAGGATAAAACTTTGGAGGCAACAGGAAAGAGTGAGACTCAACTGAGTCCAAACGCAACACTAAAGAAAGACGTAGAGCCTTGTACAGTTACCACAGGAGAAGGCTCGGCACTTGAAGTTCTAATTTCCAAAATGGAAATGAATCTTAAAGCATTCGAGGAACTGAAAGGTAACATTGGAGCAAGATTGGATGCAATAGAAAGCAG GTTACACAGTGAGTGA
- the LOC134197499 gene encoding uncharacterized protein K02A2.6-like, with amino-acid sequence MSHPWIYPDAPWTRLHVDFAEFKGKQYLVVIDAFTKWPEVHELGIHATTTQTVEALRRSFSCHGIPQRLVSDNGPQFVAREFQDFVRANGIRHQRTPPYHPASNGQAERFVQELKKSLKMRPPDRSISHQISLLLLKYRTTPNTTTGKTPSELLMKRELRTRLTLVRPESGRQIRDRQSERYEEATKYVRNLNPGDTVAVLNTRRDGRGKWLTGIILQRLGPTNYMVDVNNHLRYVHIEHIRRRDERSVPAVIETSDEAGTETTTDITSNPRPTLEQTGQTEPTSPVREAQQAEEPVTIATPSLAEGATAKVRGTSSGTDRRYPVRVNRQLPLRYRQS; translated from the coding sequence ATGTCACATCCATGGATCTACCCAGATGCGCCCTGGACTCGCCTTCATGTGGATTTTGCAGAGTTCAAGGGAAAGCAATACCTTGTGGTAATTGATGCATTTACCAAGTGGCCGGAAGTCCACGAGCTCGGAATACATGCCACTACGACTCAGACAGTTGAAGCATTGAGGAGGTCATTCAGCTGCCATGGAATCCCTCAAAGGCTAGTTTCAGATAACGGGCCTCAATTCGTGGCAAGAGAGTTTCAAGACTTCGTGAGAGCGAATGGGATTAGACATCAAAGGACACCTCCGTATCACCCTGCTTCGAATGGGCAGGCAGAACGGTTCGTGCAGGAGCTCAAGAAGTCTCTGAAGATGAGGCCACCAGATCGGTCAATTAGTCATCAGATTTCGTTACTGTTGTTGAAATATCGAACAACCCCAAACACTACTACTGGGAAGACACCATCAGAACTACTGATGAAACGTGAGCTGAGAACACGGTTGACATTAGTAAGACCAGAGAGTGGACGACAAATTCGAGACAGGCAGAGTGAGAGATACGAAGAAGCAACAAAATACGTTAGAAATCTTAACCCAGGAGACACAGTGGCAGTCCTCAACACACGTCGAGATGGCCGAGGGAAATGGCTGACAGGAATCATCCTACAGCGCTTGGGACCAACAAATTACATGGTGGACGTGAACAATCACCTCCGGTATGTTCATATCGAACATATCAGGAGACGAGATGAAAGGAGTGTGCCTGCTGTCATAGAGACATCAGATGAGGCGGGTACTGAAACAACTACAGATATTACTTCTAATCCACGACCAACACTTGAACAGACAGGACAAACAGAACCTACTAGTCCAGTGAGAGAGGcacaacaagcagaagaacCTGTTACAATAGCCACACCATCTCTTGCTGAGGGAGCTACAGCCAAAGTAAGGGGAACATCAAGTGGAACTGATCGACGTTATCCAGTTCGAGTTAATCGTCAGTTACCCCTCCGATATAGACAAAGCTAA
- the LOC134197679 gene encoding uncharacterized protein LOC134197679 produces MREWDLSVARRYADINDAELDRTVLEIKRGFPDAGYSMIDGLLRSRGIIIQRHRIRLSVARVDPIGVAERWATSIPRRVYRVSGPNALWHVDGNHKLIRWHFVIHGGVDRYSRIPVFCKCSTNNRATTVLESFLEAVRQFGLPSRVRSDKGMENVEISRFMLEHRGPGQAV; encoded by the exons ATGCGTGAATGGGATCTATCGGTAGCTCGAAGGTACGCAGATATAAACGATGCTGAGCTGGACAGAACCGTGCTAGAGATCAAACGGGGATTTCCGGACGCTGGATACAGTATGATTGATGGACTGCTGCGATCAAGAGGTATTATCATCCAGCGACATAGGATACGCCTGTCGGTAGCTAGAGTTGACCCGATTGGAGTTGCTGAACGATGGGCTACTTCAATTCCTAGGAGAGTTTACCGTGTCAGTGGACCTAATGCGTTGTGGCATGTAGACGGAAACCACAAGCTGATACG ATGGCATTTTGTCATCCATGGTGGAGTAGACAGATATAGTCGAATACCCGTGTTTTGTAAATGCTCTACTAACAACCGTGCGACAACAGTGTTGGAGTCTTTTCTAGAAGCTGTTCGACAGTTTGGGTTGCCATCAAGGGTAAGGTCAGACAAAGGAATGGAAAATGTAGAAATATCAAGGTTTATGTTAGAACACAGAGGACCAGGACAGGCAGTATGA